In a genomic window of Scyliorhinus torazame isolate Kashiwa2021f chromosome 5, sScyTor2.1, whole genome shotgun sequence:
- the LOC140421599 gene encoding uncharacterized protein, whose translation MEGKNIVHSGEKPYTCCVCGQGFALSSGLTSHKCSHTEEKPWKCADCGKGFTSPSQLETHRRSHTGERPFTCSKCGKGFTHLTALRSHQQVHTGERPFTCSKCGKGFIQSSDLQRHQRVHTGERPFQCPDCGKCYKSSGNLMCHQRVHTDVKPFRCSDCGTGFRHSSHLTVHQRVHTGERPFTCSKCGKRFTQLSHLLNHQRVHTDERPFQCPDCGKCYKSSGELMYHQRVHTDERPFRCSHCGTGFRRSSDLTEHQRTHTGERPFACSQCGKGFTQSSSLLRHQRGHK comes from the coding sequence atggaaggaaaaaacattgttcacagtggggagaaaccatacacgtgttgtgtgtgtggacaaggATTCGCtctatcatcaggcctcacaagccacaaatgcagtcacactgaggagaaaccgtggaaatgtgcggactgtgggaaaggattcacttccccatcccagctggaaactcatcgacgcagtcacactggggagagaccattcacctgctccaagtgtgggaagggattcactcatttaaCAGCCCTGCGgagtcaccagcaagttcacactggggagagaccgttcacctgctccaagtgtgggaagggattcattcagtcatccgacctgcagagacaccagcgagttcacactggggagagaccgtttcaatgtccagactgcgggaagtgctacaaaagttctgggaatctgatgtgccatcaacgtgttcacactgatgtgaaaccgtttaggtgctctgattgtgggactgggttcagacactcatctcacctcactgtccatcagcgagttcacactggggagagaccattcacctgctccaagtgtgggaagagattcactcagttatcccacctgctgaatcaccagcgagttcacactgatgagagaccgtttcaatgtccagactgcgggaagtgctataaaagttctggggaactgatgtaccatcaacgtgttcacactgacgagagacctttcaggtgctctcactgcgggactggcttcagacgatcatctgacctcactgaacatcagcgaactcacactggggagaggccatttgcctgctctcagtgtgggaagggattcactcagtcatcctccctgctgagacaccaacgaggccacaagtaa
- the LOC140421596 gene encoding uncharacterized protein — protein MEKPWKCGDCGKGYRAPSQLEIHRRIHTGERPFSCSQCGKGFSHLYALRAHQRIHTGERPFICSQCGKGFTQLSHLQAHQRVHTGEKPFTTSECGKGFIDSSSLQKHQRVHTRERPFTCSPCGKRFINSSTLLRHQRIHTGERPFTCSQCGKGFTQLSSLQTHQRVHTGERPFTCSQCGKGFINSSTLQTHQRVHTGERPFTCPVCGKGFINSSNLQAHQRVQTGERPFTCSQCGKGFTRLSNLQAHQRVHTGERPFICSQCGKGFSQLSHLQAHQRVHTGERPFTCSQCGKGFIDSSSLLRHQRIHTGEKPFTCSLCEKRFTCLYNLQTHQRIHTGEKPFTCS, from the coding sequence atggagaaaccgtggaaatgtggggactgtgggaagggatacagagccccatctcagctggagattcatcgccgcattcacaccggagagaggccgttcagctgctctcagtgtgggaagggattcagtcatttatatgccctgcgggcacaccagcgaattcatactggggagaggccattcatctgctctcagtgtgggaagggattcactcagttatctcacctgcaggcacaccagcgagttcacactggggagaagccattcaccacctctgaatgtgggaagggattcattgattcatccagcctgcagaaacaccagcgggttcacactagggagaggccattcacctgctctccgtgtgggaagcgattcattaattcatctaccctgctgagacatcagcgaattcacactggggagaggccattcacctgctctcagtgtggaaagggattcacacagttatccagtctgcagacacaccagcgggttcacactggggagaggccattcacctgctctcagtgtgggaagggattcattaattcatccaccctgcagacacaccagcgagttcacactggagagaggccattcacctgccctgtgtgcgggaagggattcattaattcatccaacctgcaggcacaccagcgagttcagactggagagaggccattcacctgctctcagtgtgggaagggattcactcggttatctaacctgcaggcacaccagcgagttcacactggagagaggccattcatctgctcgcagtgtgggaagggattctctcagttatctcacttgcaggcacaccagcgagttcacactggagagagaccattcacctgttctcagtgtgggaagggattcattgattcatccagcctgctgagacatcagcgaatccacactggggagaaaccattcacctgctccctctgtgagaagagattcacatgtttatacaacctgcagacacaccagcgaattcacactggggagaagccattcacctgctcttag